A genome region from Camelina sativa cultivar DH55 chromosome 10, Cs, whole genome shotgun sequence includes the following:
- the LOC104720137 gene encoding tryptophan aminotransferase-related protein 2-like codes for GNAVTQDRFIVVGTGSTQLYQAALYALSPHDDSGPINVVSAAPYYSSYPLITDCLKSGLYRWGGDAKTYREEGPYIELVTSPNNPDGFLREPVVNSSKGKLIHDLAYYWPQYTPIASAADHDVMLFTASKSTGHAGMRIGWALVKDRETARKMTEYIELNTIGVSKDSQLRVAKVLKAVSDSCGNETAKSFFEHSYDAMYERWKLLKQAAKDTKRFTVPDFVSQRCNFFGKVFELQPAFAWFKCEEGIVDCEKFLREEKKILTKSGKHFGDDQSYVRISMLDRDTNFNIFLHRVSVSSNSTL; via the exons GGGAATGCTGTAACGCAAGACCGTTTCATTGTTGTTGGCACTGGCTCAACACAGTTGTATCAGGCTGCTCTCTATGCTCTCTCCCCACATGATGACTCTGGTCCTATTAATGTCGTCTCAGCTGCACCTTATTATAGT TCATACCCTTTGATTACTGACTGCCTTAAATCGGGTTTATATCGATGGGGCGGAGATGCAAAGACATACAGGGAAGAAGGTCCATACATTGAACTTGTCACTTCTCCAAACAACCCTGATGGGTTCTTGAGAGAACCGGTAGTAAACAGTAGTAAAGGTAAATTGATCCATGATTTGGCTTACTACTGGCCGCAGTATACGCCGATAGCATCAGCAGCTGATCACGATGTAATGCTCTTCACTGCTTCGAAGAGCACTGGCCATGCAGGGATGCGCATTGG ATGGGCTTTAGTGAAAGACAGAGAGACAGCTAGGAAAATGACAGAGTACATTGAACTCAACACGATTGGGGTCTCAAAGGACTCGCAGCTTAGAGTAGCCAAGGTTCTAAAGGCTGTGTCAGACAGCTGTGGGAATGAAACGGCTAAATCCTTCTTTGAACACAGTTATGATGCTATGTATGAGAGGTGGAAGCTATTGAAACAAGCAGCGAAGGACACTAAACGTTTTACCGTTCCTGATTTCGTCTCTCAACGCTGCAATTTCTTTGGCAAGGTCTTTGAGTTACAACCag CTTTTGCATGGTTTAAGTGTGAAGAAGGGATTGTGGATTGTGAGAAGTTtctaagagaagaaaagaagattttaaCGAAAAGTGGAAAACACTTCGGCGATGACCAAAGTTATGTGAGGATAAGCATGTTGGATAGAGATACtaactttaatattttccttCACAGGGTTTCAGTTTCCTCTAATTCAACTTTGTAA
- the LOC104717808 gene encoding zinc-finger homeodomain protein 2-like, translated as MNFEEQEEDMEMSGANPPGGYDSLSGEGATSSGGGGGGGRNKGVGGKMRYRECLKNHAVNIGGHAVDGCCEFMPSGEDGTLDALKCAACGCHRNFHRKETEIIGGRAHRVPTYYNRPPQPHPPPGYLHLASPVATGQPYRPPVGSADEEDTSNPSSSGGTTAKRFRTKFTAEQKEKMLAFAERLGWRIQKHDDVAVEQFCAETGVRRQVLKIWMHNNKNSLGKKP; from the coding sequence ATGAATTTTGAGgagcaagaagaagatatggagaTGTCGGGTGCTAATCCCCCCGGTGGTTACGACTCTCTGAGCGGCGAGGGAGCTACGTCgagcggcggcggaggaggaggaggaaggaacAAAGGGGTCGGAGGGAAGATGAGGTATAGAGAGTGCTTGAAAAACCATGCCGTGAACATAGGAGGCCACGCCGTGGACGGATGCTGCGAGTTCATGCCTTCCGGTGAAGATGGTACGCTCGATGCTCTCAAGTGTGCAGCTTGTGGCTGCCACCGCAACTTCCACCGCAAGGAAACTGAAATCATCGGCGGCAGGGCCCATAGAGTTCCCACGTACTACAACCGCCCTCCGCAGCCGCATCCGCCTCCTGGATATCTTCATCTAGCATCTCCCGTGGCAACAGGGCAGCCTTATAGGCCACCCGTGGGATCGGCGGACGAGGAGGATACATCGAATCCGAGCAGCAGCGGGGGGACCACGGCGAAGAGGTTTAGAACGAAGTTCACTGCGGAGCAGAAGGAGAAGATGTTAGCCTTTGCGGAGAGGTTGGGGTGGCGAATTCAGAAGCACGATGACGTAGCTGTTGAGCAGTTCTGTGCGGAGACTGGTGTTAGGAGACAAGTGCTTAAAATTTGGATGCATAACAACAAGAACTCTCTTGGTAAGAAACCCTAG